The following are encoded in a window of Salinibacter ruber DSM 13855 genomic DNA:
- the lipB gene encoding lipoyl(octanoyl) transferase LipB — protein sequence MSSSAQNEIVACHLGRVSYERARALQERVQERLIAAKRAEPPEPEPHVLLLLEHPPVYTLGKSGDAANLLVSEERLEEVGATFHRIGRGGDVTFHGPGQLVGYPLFDLDRFFTDLGRYLRTLEEAIIRTCADYGVTGTRVDGRTGVWVGPDDRGPERKICAMGVRCSRWVTMHGFALNVTTDLDYFDHIVPCGIDDRGVTSLAAETDAPGTVDDVCGPVTEHFGALFDAEVTTRHGDDARSFLRGLTGERVEAPGR from the coding sequence ATGTCGTCGTCCGCCCAAAACGAGATCGTCGCGTGCCATCTCGGCCGCGTATCGTACGAGCGGGCGCGGGCCCTACAGGAGCGGGTGCAGGAGCGCCTCATTGCGGCGAAGCGGGCCGAGCCGCCGGAGCCGGAGCCCCACGTGCTGCTTCTGCTAGAGCATCCCCCCGTCTACACCCTCGGCAAGAGCGGCGACGCGGCGAATCTGCTCGTGTCGGAAGAGCGGCTCGAGGAGGTCGGGGCCACCTTTCACCGCATCGGGCGGGGGGGCGACGTCACCTTCCACGGCCCCGGCCAACTGGTGGGGTATCCGCTGTTCGACCTCGACCGCTTCTTTACCGACCTGGGCCGGTACCTGCGCACGCTCGAGGAGGCGATCATCCGCACCTGTGCCGACTACGGCGTGACCGGCACGCGGGTGGACGGGCGCACCGGGGTGTGGGTCGGGCCCGACGACCGGGGCCCGGAGCGCAAGATCTGCGCGATGGGCGTGCGCTGCAGCCGGTGGGTCACCATGCACGGCTTCGCGCTTAACGTGACCACTGACCTCGACTACTTCGACCACATCGTGCCCTGTGGCATTGACGACCGCGGCGTCACGTCGCTGGCCGCGGAGACCGACGCACCGGGGACCGTGGACGACGTGTGCGGGCCCGTGACGGAGCATTTTGGTGCCTTGTTCGACGCGGAGGTGACGACGCGCCACGGCGACGATGCCCGCTCGTTTCTGAGGGGGCTCACGGGAGAACGCGTCGAGGCGCCCGGGCGGTAG
- the sprA gene encoding cell surface protein SprA, translating to MSTVALFLIGSLAGGESPARAQEGPPPDTTVPDTTAPDTTRRTPVLQLEGLPPPPGDSASLSDRVGGLPRTEGEGLSAPSPSPDTGVVGRYLPARRKRAVRLFGRASPFLGPRAPTAGAQSVTLDSTQNRYVLTGDTRPGERVGMDADAYRQERYRANLRENWRTLTEQRQQGDGRSGFGVNMVVPGGRESAFSTVFGKPQVDLRVNGQADINAGFKYRKSDQQVNVTGNASQLNPDFKQDLRLGITGTIGDKLQINVDWDTQSQFDYQNQVKLDYTGYEDEILQSVEAGNVSMQTPSQLISGGQSLFGIKSEFQFGNLSLTTIASQQEGQSNSLSIEGGAQETEFDLKPTDYDENRHFFLGYYFRNNWNRAHEDPTTIRTFGGFDEITEVEVWKITQQVGSQANTRQAVAVVDLGERARLVNQANDYTETLLPVPEEDQYGEADLTALRDGEQRASSYLSDPATMQQPLDTQQDLHAGEFKRLARGQDYRIDGRLGFLSLQQRLRPDEALAVAFRYRTNDGTVRTVGDFTQGGTTGGINADRLVLKLLRPTDPVAPGQNGTVNPAAWFLQLRNVYDLSGRDFNPENFELDVEYQASGQGARTTLPDVAGQTTLLQVLGLDRVDQNGAPNPDDQFDFLPQTINADRGLLYFPYLQPFGARILDAAAQNGSQAAGESFAFENLYTKKKANARKEDTQKNVYRIRGSYTGGAQQFYDLEAFTGLVEGSVEVTSGGQTLQEGVDYRVDYQGGTVNITNESYLTAGRDIMIDYEQNSLTNIQKKTLLGARADWSMRDQFSLGATVMRLSQQSPVDKFRIGQEPIQNTIWGLNGSMDLQPQWITEAVDALPLVQTRAESQLSVSGEFAQLRPGHTTTDAYERTVDRVENSETDQYASDERNGVSYIDDFEGFENTFSLREQPGAWQVSAAPDSTADAALLDGEVPGTYEDNRQRTHWRGRLGWYRLNENVLESIGTEDGGEATELINTEEVFVGRDTQGEANPTLRTLDLHFNPWQRGPYNYTEDLVDFFREPRKVWGGITRSLPEGYTDFSVQNVEFVEFIVKVYPENGEVTDGARLFVDLGTISEDVVPNQRIDMEDGLSLSFNEADLGDLSRIPNAEPGGGIDLRGRRTQDLGLDGLVSYTDGAYDERLLERSFYSGFVAYADSLQGAIGQLGLSTAQRQRLRAEIARTAEDPSADDYHFYENDRFFDASEFFPDGASVQQRLSWYQAGHELNGFESQNELAEDASVKRGVSRSPDREALDGVSSQINIDNNYFQYAVPLDELDQRAGADRGPTDYVVSRVGQEKDWYKVRIPVQEFTRQVGSIENFDDIKSIRLWTTGHEAPVTMRFASLELVGSQWRVSEPVAQQPVQENSVVDAGTGELRVASINNEEDLSYEPPAGAVVGQNRTSRGVQQQNREQALLLNVDQLAPGRQRGVFKTFGQGLDLLKYSNLRMYTHLHGASSSTQVKDRLREHLRLFVRLGSGETGDYYEYEQPLSPGDVPMADGSQNLWPEEFEMNLVLERLNRLKLLRDQSGVPTDTSFSSADVNLDIGDFAPPETVLRVRGTPSLQNVKTIVVGVRHATPPEENPPVLQNFEVWLNELRVSGFDEQKGWAANASASLDLADFASVEGSFQRRTDGFGALSSTLSEREQSDNTSWNLRASLNVDSFLPEDQGWRIPVTMQVQSNRTTPRFDPNRGDVEVQSVVRQFDAVPDSTLESRYRSQYGALGAGEIRRRLKDSVRTAAETRSLRRTMTADVSKQGSDSWWLQKTVDGLSLSFSYLDQSRRNPQRQLNDRWSWTGDLQYQLSFGQPRTVDPFGFLPDAPVLGTLAGLSFNYVPRSLSFSMSAEREAQTTRSRPSGVRNTRSQPYRIAYSLREQQQFDHRRNFSLQYDPFGFLSLSFDTNTRQNFDDAASRNQTNVIINGESVRDTVLTDIGIPRDSTANFFDRLGDYGLADRDITAADEGETVFFESRLFRRSELDVFRDLLVGRVSPRTNNYQQRFSATLSMGWTDRPWLNWIDLQDLSYQSSFQWSNGPAESLQGASVRNSLTLRTGATLRPNRVWERFGFFERLKEAQRESGRDDPEDGGRSTGDNGDDRGDDDGEASEGDGLGWEDVPLPSPMGMLRGLALMVLDINDFSVNYNGDWSARSSNVGRLNSDSTDVEVHYRLLDAVRGDGPSVGYRLGLDRSIGAGRRVLDSRFQVSDALSNTHRLEGRTALSPSPSFQIDLSWNVEWRTQTDRTFQAGTGEPGNEGEASDGPFTTESGDNSASVWGFGSVVALVEEQARRLPAGGSGAGEVLPAAEVPLTNASVADDFKSAYLTGGGSVGAHGFAPFPLPGWNIRYSGLADWPLLGRIVESASLRHSYNAEYQSSYATDTRAGDEVEAPNGQTFLNPDFKVGSARVSEQFRPLLGVSITWPGNLETSVEWSRQTETYLRTANLKVEEVQTNQLSGSVSYRKQGIRIPVLGLGRLENQIRFSLTVSRSVNDERSYNLRGALADVQDAGGSVDPGQVTDPTNDYVQVRKQTTRIQVTPELTYRLSDRVTGELLVEYERFNGDNRQPSYTRVNGGFNVSVSISQN from the coding sequence ATGTCGACGGTGGCGCTGTTCCTGATTGGAAGCCTCGCCGGGGGGGAATCGCCGGCCCGAGCGCAGGAGGGGCCGCCGCCCGACACGACTGTCCCCGACACGACCGCCCCCGACACGACCCGCCGCACCCCGGTCCTGCAGTTGGAGGGACTGCCCCCACCCCCTGGAGATAGCGCATCCCTCTCGGACCGAGTGGGCGGTCTTCCGCGAACTGAGGGAGAGGGCCTCTCGGCACCGTCCCCGTCCCCCGACACCGGCGTCGTCGGCCGGTACCTGCCGGCACGGCGCAAGCGGGCGGTCCGCCTGTTTGGACGGGCGTCTCCGTTTCTGGGGCCGCGCGCCCCCACGGCGGGGGCACAATCCGTCACGCTCGACTCCACTCAGAACCGCTACGTCCTCACGGGCGACACGCGTCCCGGGGAGCGCGTGGGGATGGACGCAGACGCGTACCGGCAGGAGCGCTACCGTGCCAACCTGCGCGAGAACTGGCGCACGCTCACCGAGCAGCGCCAGCAGGGGGACGGACGCAGTGGGTTTGGGGTGAACATGGTGGTTCCGGGGGGGCGGGAGAGTGCCTTCTCCACCGTCTTCGGCAAGCCGCAGGTGGACCTTCGGGTGAACGGCCAGGCCGACATCAACGCCGGGTTCAAGTACCGGAAGAGCGACCAGCAGGTCAACGTGACGGGGAACGCCAGCCAGCTCAATCCCGACTTCAAGCAAGATCTGCGGCTCGGCATCACCGGGACGATCGGGGACAAGCTCCAGATCAACGTCGACTGGGACACGCAGAGTCAGTTTGACTACCAGAATCAGGTCAAGCTCGACTACACCGGCTACGAGGACGAAATCCTGCAGAGCGTGGAGGCGGGCAACGTGTCCATGCAGACGCCGTCGCAGCTCATCAGTGGGGGGCAGAGCCTCTTCGGGATCAAGAGTGAGTTTCAGTTCGGCAACCTGAGCCTCACGACGATTGCGAGCCAGCAGGAGGGCCAGTCCAACAGCCTCAGCATTGAGGGGGGCGCGCAGGAGACGGAATTCGACCTCAAGCCCACGGACTACGACGAGAACCGGCACTTTTTTCTTGGCTACTACTTCCGCAACAACTGGAACCGCGCCCACGAGGACCCGACGACGATCCGGACGTTCGGGGGGTTCGACGAAATTACCGAGGTGGAGGTGTGGAAAATCACGCAGCAGGTGGGGAGCCAGGCAAACACCCGGCAGGCGGTGGCGGTGGTCGACCTGGGGGAGCGCGCCCGGCTGGTGAATCAGGCGAACGACTACACGGAGACCCTGCTGCCGGTCCCGGAGGAGGACCAGTACGGCGAGGCCGACCTGACGGCCCTCCGGGACGGGGAGCAACGGGCCTCGTCCTACCTGAGCGACCCCGCCACCATGCAGCAGCCCCTGGACACCCAGCAGGACCTCCACGCGGGCGAGTTCAAGCGGCTTGCGCGGGGGCAAGACTACCGGATCGACGGTCGGCTGGGCTTCCTGTCGCTCCAGCAGCGGCTCCGGCCCGACGAGGCCCTGGCGGTGGCGTTTCGGTACCGGACGAACGATGGCACCGTGCGCACGGTCGGGGACTTTACGCAGGGCGGAACCACGGGGGGCATCAATGCCGACCGCCTCGTGTTAAAGCTGCTCCGCCCCACCGATCCGGTCGCGCCCGGGCAGAACGGGACCGTCAACCCGGCCGCCTGGTTTTTGCAGCTCCGCAACGTGTACGACCTCTCGGGGCGAGACTTTAATCCGGAGAATTTCGAGCTCGACGTCGAGTACCAGGCCTCCGGGCAGGGCGCGCGCACCACGCTGCCGGACGTGGCGGGGCAGACCACGCTGCTGCAGGTGCTCGGGTTGGACCGGGTGGACCAGAACGGCGCGCCCAACCCGGACGATCAGTTCGACTTTCTGCCGCAGACGATTAATGCGGACCGGGGGCTCCTCTACTTCCCCTACCTCCAGCCGTTCGGCGCGCGCATCCTGGACGCTGCGGCCCAGAACGGGAGTCAGGCGGCCGGGGAGTCCTTTGCGTTTGAGAACCTCTATACCAAGAAAAAGGCGAACGCCCGGAAGGAAGACACTCAGAAGAACGTCTATCGGATTCGGGGCTCGTACACGGGGGGCGCCCAGCAATTCTACGACCTGGAGGCCTTCACCGGGCTGGTTGAGGGCTCGGTCGAGGTCACCTCGGGCGGGCAGACCCTCCAGGAAGGCGTCGACTACCGGGTGGACTACCAGGGCGGGACGGTCAACATCACCAACGAGTCGTACCTGACCGCCGGGCGGGACATCATGATCGACTACGAGCAGAACAGCCTCACCAACATCCAGAAGAAGACCCTGCTCGGTGCGCGGGCCGACTGGTCGATGCGGGACCAGTTTTCGCTCGGGGCCACCGTCATGCGGCTCAGCCAGCAGTCGCCCGTCGACAAGTTTCGCATCGGGCAGGAGCCCATCCAGAACACCATCTGGGGCCTGAACGGCTCGATGGACCTGCAGCCGCAGTGGATTACGGAGGCGGTCGACGCCCTGCCGCTCGTGCAGACGCGGGCCGAGAGCCAGCTCTCGGTCTCCGGCGAGTTTGCGCAGCTCCGGCCCGGCCACACCACCACCGACGCGTACGAGCGGACCGTGGACCGGGTGGAAAACAGCGAGACGGACCAGTACGCGTCGGACGAGCGCAACGGGGTGTCCTACATCGACGACTTCGAGGGCTTCGAGAACACCTTCTCCCTCCGCGAGCAGCCGGGTGCCTGGCAGGTGAGCGCGGCCCCCGACTCGACGGCCGACGCCGCCCTGCTCGACGGCGAGGTGCCGGGGACCTACGAGGACAACCGGCAGCGGACCCACTGGCGGGGGCGCCTCGGGTGGTACCGGCTCAACGAAAACGTGCTGGAGTCCATCGGCACGGAGGACGGGGGGGAGGCCACCGAGCTCATCAACACCGAGGAGGTCTTCGTGGGGCGCGACACGCAGGGCGAGGCGAATCCCACCCTCCGTACGCTCGACCTCCACTTCAATCCCTGGCAGCGCGGGCCCTACAACTACACGGAGGACCTGGTGGACTTCTTCCGGGAGCCGCGGAAGGTATGGGGGGGCATCACACGCTCGCTCCCGGAGGGCTACACCGACTTTTCGGTGCAGAACGTCGAGTTCGTCGAGTTCATCGTGAAGGTATACCCGGAGAACGGCGAGGTGACCGACGGGGCGCGCCTGTTCGTCGACCTCGGGACGATCTCGGAGGACGTGGTGCCGAACCAGCGCATTGACATGGAGGACGGGCTCTCCCTCAGCTTCAACGAGGCGGACCTTGGGGACCTGAGCCGCATCCCCAACGCCGAGCCGGGGGGAGGCATCGACCTTCGGGGGCGCCGGACCCAAGACCTGGGGCTCGACGGGCTCGTCTCCTACACGGATGGGGCCTACGACGAGCGCCTGCTCGAACGCAGCTTCTATTCCGGCTTCGTGGCGTACGCGGACAGTCTGCAGGGCGCCATCGGGCAGCTCGGCCTGTCCACCGCGCAGCGGCAACGCCTGCGGGCCGAGATTGCACGGACCGCCGAGGACCCCTCGGCCGACGACTACCACTTCTACGAGAACGACCGCTTCTTCGACGCCTCAGAGTTCTTCCCGGACGGGGCCTCGGTGCAGCAGCGCCTGAGCTGGTACCAGGCGGGGCACGAGCTCAACGGCTTCGAGTCGCAGAACGAGCTGGCCGAGGATGCGAGCGTGAAGCGGGGCGTGTCCCGGTCCCCGGACCGGGAGGCCCTCGACGGGGTGAGCAGCCAGATCAACATCGACAACAACTACTTCCAGTACGCCGTCCCGCTCGACGAGCTCGACCAGCGCGCCGGGGCTGATCGCGGGCCGACCGATTACGTGGTGAGCCGGGTCGGGCAGGAGAAGGACTGGTACAAGGTGCGGATTCCGGTGCAGGAATTCACGCGCCAGGTGGGCTCCATCGAAAACTTCGACGACATCAAGTCCATCCGCCTGTGGACGACCGGGCACGAGGCGCCCGTGACGATGCGGTTTGCGTCCCTGGAGCTGGTGGGCAGCCAGTGGCGCGTCTCGGAGCCGGTGGCACAGCAACCGGTGCAGGAGAACAGCGTCGTGGATGCGGGAACGGGCGAGCTTCGGGTGGCGAGCATCAACAACGAGGAGGACCTGAGCTACGAGCCGCCCGCCGGGGCGGTGGTGGGGCAGAACCGCACGTCCCGCGGCGTGCAGCAGCAAAACCGCGAGCAGGCCCTCCTGCTCAACGTGGACCAGCTGGCGCCCGGCCGGCAGCGGGGCGTCTTCAAAACATTCGGACAGGGCCTCGACCTGCTCAAGTACTCGAACCTGCGGATGTACACCCACCTACACGGGGCCTCAAGCAGCACGCAGGTGAAGGACCGGCTCCGCGAGCACCTGCGGCTGTTCGTCCGCCTGGGGTCCGGGGAGACGGGGGACTACTACGAGTACGAGCAGCCCCTCTCCCCGGGCGACGTGCCCATGGCGGACGGATCCCAAAACCTGTGGCCGGAGGAGTTTGAAATGAACCTCGTCCTCGAACGACTCAATCGGCTCAAGCTTCTCCGGGACCAGAGCGGGGTCCCGACGGACACGTCGTTCTCGAGCGCCGACGTGAATTTGGACATCGGCGACTTTGCGCCGCCGGAGACGGTGCTTCGGGTGCGGGGCACCCCCTCCCTGCAGAACGTGAAAACGATCGTCGTCGGCGTGCGGCACGCGACGCCCCCCGAGGAGAACCCGCCGGTGCTGCAAAATTTCGAGGTCTGGCTGAATGAGCTGCGCGTGAGCGGGTTCGACGAGCAAAAGGGCTGGGCCGCCAACGCCAGCGCGAGCCTCGACCTCGCGGATTTTGCGTCCGTCGAGGGCAGTTTCCAGCGCCGGACGGACGGGTTTGGGGCGTTGTCCAGCACCCTGAGCGAGCGGGAGCAGTCCGACAACACGAGCTGGAACCTCCGCGCAAGCCTCAACGTCGACTCGTTCCTGCCCGAGGACCAGGGCTGGCGCATCCCGGTGACCATGCAGGTGCAGTCGAACCGGACGACCCCCCGCTTCGACCCCAACCGCGGCGACGTGGAGGTTCAGAGCGTGGTGCGGCAGTTCGACGCCGTCCCGGACAGTACGCTGGAGAGCCGCTACCGCAGCCAGTACGGGGCCCTTGGGGCGGGGGAGATTCGCCGTCGGCTGAAGGACAGCGTGCGCACGGCGGCCGAGACGCGCAGCCTGCGCCGCACGATGACGGCCGACGTGTCAAAGCAGGGATCCGACTCGTGGTGGCTCCAGAAGACCGTCGACGGCCTCTCGCTGAGCTTCTCCTACCTCGACCAGTCGCGACGCAACCCGCAGCGCCAGCTCAACGACCGGTGGAGCTGGACGGGTGATCTGCAGTACCAACTCAGCTTCGGGCAGCCCCGGACCGTGGACCCCTTCGGCTTTCTTCCCGACGCGCCGGTGCTCGGCACGCTGGCGGGCCTCTCGTTCAACTATGTGCCCCGCTCGCTCTCGTTTTCGATGAGCGCGGAGCGGGAGGCCCAGACGACCCGAAGCCGCCCGTCGGGCGTCCGGAATACGCGCAGCCAGCCCTATCGAATTGCCTATTCCCTCCGGGAGCAGCAGCAATTCGACCACCGCCGCAACTTCAGCCTCCAGTACGACCCCTTCGGCTTTCTGAGCCTCAGCTTCGACACCAACACGCGCCAAAATTTCGACGACGCCGCCTCGCGGAACCAGACAAACGTTATCATCAACGGCGAAAGCGTCCGGGACACGGTGCTCACCGACATTGGGATTCCCCGCGACAGCACCGCGAACTTCTTCGATCGCCTGGGGGACTACGGACTGGCCGACCGGGATATCACCGCCGCCGACGAGGGGGAGACGGTGTTCTTTGAGAGCCGGCTGTTCCGGCGGTCGGAGCTTGACGTGTTTCGGGACCTGCTGGTCGGGCGGGTGAGCCCGCGCACGAACAACTATCAGCAGCGGTTTTCGGCCACCCTGAGCATGGGATGGACCGACCGGCCGTGGCTCAACTGGATCGACCTGCAGGACCTCTCCTACCAGTCGTCGTTTCAGTGGTCGAACGGGCCGGCGGAAAGCCTGCAGGGCGCCAGCGTGCGCAACTCCCTCACCCTGCGTACAGGAGCGACCCTGCGGCCCAACCGGGTGTGGGAGCGGTTTGGGTTCTTCGAGCGGCTCAAAGAGGCGCAGCGCGAGTCGGGCCGGGACGACCCGGAAGACGGGGGACGGTCCACCGGGGACAACGGAGACGACCGGGGGGACGACGACGGAGAGGCGTCGGAAGGGGACGGCCTGGGGTGGGAGGACGTCCCCCTTCCCAGCCCGATGGGCATGCTGCGGGGGCTGGCCCTGATGGTGCTCGACATTAACGACTTCAGCGTTAACTACAACGGCGACTGGAGTGCCCGTTCCTCCAATGTGGGGCGCCTGAATTCGGACTCGACGGACGTCGAGGTGCACTACCGCCTGCTCGACGCGGTGCGCGGGGACGGGCCGTCCGTGGGCTACCGGCTCGGGCTCGACCGCTCCATCGGGGCCGGGAGGCGCGTGCTAGACTCCCGGTTCCAGGTGTCGGATGCCCTCAGCAACACCCACCGGCTGGAGGGGCGCACCGCCCTGAGCCCGAGCCCGTCCTTCCAGATCGACCTGAGCTGGAACGTGGAGTGGCGCACCCAGACCGATCGGACCTTCCAGGCGGGCACCGGCGAGCCCGGGAACGAGGGCGAGGCAAGCGACGGCCCCTTCACGACCGAAAGCGGGGACAACTCGGCCTCGGTGTGGGGCTTCGGGTCCGTGGTGGCGCTGGTGGAGGAGCAGGCCCGTCGACTGCCGGCGGGCGGCAGTGGAGCGGGGGAGGTGCTCCCCGCCGCCGAGGTGCCCCTCACCAACGCCTCCGTCGCGGACGACTTTAAGTCGGCCTACCTGACCGGGGGCGGGAGCGTAGGCGCCCACGGATTCGCCCCGTTCCCCCTGCCCGGGTGGAACATCCGCTATTCGGGGTTGGCCGACTGGCCCCTGCTCGGCCGCATCGTGGAAAGTGCGTCGCTCCGGCACAGCTACAACGCGGAGTACCAGTCCAGCTACGCCACCGACACGCGCGCCGGCGACGAGGTGGAGGCCCCGAACGGGCAGACGTTTTTGAACCCGGATTTCAAAGTGGGGTCGGCCCGCGTCAGTGAGCAGTTCCGGCCGCTCCTCGGCGTTAGCATCACGTGGCCCGGCAACCTGGAGACGAGCGTCGAGTGGAGCCGCCAGACGGAGACGTACCTGCGCACGGCCAACCTGAAGGTGGAGGAGGTGCAGACGAATCAGTTGTCCGGAAGCGTCTCCTACCGGAAGCAGGGAATTCGCATTCCTGTGCTCGGCCTCGGGCGCCTCGAAAACCAGATCCGGTTCTCGCTCACGGTCTCCCGCTCGGTGAACGACGAGCGGAGCTACAACCTGCGCGGGGCGCTCGCGGACGTTCAGGATGCGGGGGGATCGGTGGATCCGGGTCAGGTGACCGATCCGACCAACGACTACGTCCAGGTCCGGAAGCAGACGACCCGCATCCAGGTGACCCCCGAGCTGACCTACCGGCTCAGCGACCGGGTGACGGGGGAGCTGTTGGTCGAGTACGAGCGGTTCAACGGCGACAACCGGCAGCCCTCCTACACGCGGGTCAACGGGGGCTTCAACGTCAGCGTAAGCATCTCACAAAACTAG
- a CDS encoding saccharopine dehydrogenase family protein: MRSLRPDPPNPTTALHMTITVLGAGSIGAPVVRELCARSGEVEQVQVCDTRSQALERLHEQVDADQFLRSFQVDVRDTSVLSQIVQGSDCVISCVPAEFNPALAELCLDAGVHFCDLGGDDTLVGKELALDEQAREKGVWIVPNCGLAPGLVNVVCLHGIDQLDRAEAAHLRVGDVPLHPEPPFNFRISWSAERILADYTNPAQLIENGQVVEADALSREEEIQFEKPFGTMEAFCTQGGLSTLTDTLAGHVEALDHKTIRWPGHAHQMRFVLGLGLAEERKIGVRTHLTYRDLLVRRMRKRLGGDYEDAVLMRVLLRGEQEGRPTTLVYEMVEQYDAETEQTAVMRCTAIPTVVSALFLAREEAVSTGGADVPENVIPRAQFLQKIADRGLNIQTERHDDFRDVTAKRPLDGQRA; encoded by the coding sequence ATGCGTTCGCTTCGTCCGGACCCTCCCAACCCGACGACTGCACTGCACATGACGATTACGGTTCTCGGTGCCGGATCGATTGGAGCCCCCGTTGTCCGCGAGCTGTGTGCCCGAAGCGGGGAGGTGGAACAGGTTCAGGTCTGTGACACCCGGTCGCAGGCGCTCGAACGCCTCCACGAACAGGTCGACGCCGACCAGTTTCTCCGCTCCTTCCAGGTCGACGTGCGCGACACCAGCGTGCTGTCCCAGATCGTGCAGGGCAGCGACTGTGTCATCAGCTGCGTGCCGGCGGAGTTCAACCCCGCACTCGCAGAGCTGTGCCTCGATGCGGGGGTGCACTTCTGTGACCTCGGGGGGGACGATACCCTCGTGGGCAAAGAGCTGGCCCTCGACGAGCAGGCCCGCGAGAAGGGCGTCTGGATCGTTCCCAACTGCGGGCTGGCCCCCGGCCTCGTGAACGTCGTGTGTCTCCACGGCATTGATCAGCTTGACCGGGCCGAGGCGGCACACCTGCGGGTGGGCGACGTCCCTCTGCACCCGGAGCCCCCCTTCAATTTTCGCATCTCGTGGTCGGCCGAGCGCATCCTCGCGGACTATACAAACCCGGCGCAGTTGATTGAAAACGGGCAGGTCGTGGAGGCGGACGCCCTCTCCCGCGAAGAGGAAATTCAGTTCGAGAAGCCCTTCGGCACGATGGAGGCCTTCTGCACGCAGGGCGGGCTTTCCACCCTCACCGATACGCTGGCCGGGCACGTGGAGGCCCTCGACCACAAGACGATCCGGTGGCCGGGCCACGCTCACCAGATGCGCTTTGTGCTCGGGCTCGGGCTCGCCGAGGAGCGCAAGATTGGGGTGCGCACGCACCTGACCTACCGCGACCTCCTGGTGCGCCGCATGCGGAAGCGTCTCGGCGGCGACTACGAGGACGCGGTGCTCATGCGGGTCCTGCTACGGGGCGAGCAGGAGGGACGGCCCACGACACTCGTCTACGAGATGGTGGAGCAGTACGACGCGGAGACGGAGCAGACGGCCGTGATGCGCTGTACGGCCATCCCGACGGTCGTCTCGGCCCTCTTCCTGGCCCGTGAGGAGGCCGTCTCCACCGGTGGGGCCGACGTGCCGGAAAATGTGATCCCGCGCGCTCAGTTTCTGCAGAAAATCGCTGATCGCGGGCTTAACATTCAGACGGAGCGGCACGACGACTTCCGAGACGTCACCGCCAAGCGCCCCCTCGACGGCCAGCGGGCCTGA
- a CDS encoding recombination mediator RecR, whose amino-acid sequence MQYTSESVETLVEQFTKLPTIGKKTARRLANYVLKMPQEEVETIANALTSVKEDVQRCSTCYVVADQDPCPICGSDKRDASTICVVEESSDLTAIEQTNEYRGVYHVLGGVISPLDGVGPDDLRVHELATRIDPSFEDTAADAAPEPNTTPDGEADAEAPPSENGGADEAESGVDEVILAVNPNVEGDTTAYYISQLLEPFDVRVTRIARGLPIGGDLEYADEATLSRALEGRGHVD is encoded by the coding sequence ATGCAGTACACCTCGGAGTCCGTCGAAACCCTCGTGGAGCAGTTCACGAAGCTGCCCACGATCGGGAAGAAGACGGCGCGGCGACTGGCCAACTACGTCCTGAAGATGCCCCAGGAGGAGGTTGAGACCATCGCGAACGCGTTGACGTCCGTGAAGGAGGACGTGCAACGCTGTTCGACGTGCTACGTCGTGGCGGATCAGGATCCGTGCCCCATCTGCGGCTCGGACAAGCGCGACGCCTCGACGATTTGTGTCGTGGAGGAGTCGAGCGACCTGACCGCCATCGAGCAGACCAACGAGTACCGGGGCGTGTACCACGTGCTCGGCGGGGTCATTTCGCCGCTCGACGGCGTGGGCCCCGACGACCTCCGGGTGCACGAGCTGGCCACCCGCATCGACCCGTCCTTCGAAGACACGGCGGCCGATGCGGCTCCGGAGCCCAACACCACGCCTGATGGCGAAGCGGACGCCGAGGCGCCTCCCTCGGAAAATGGCGGGGCGGACGAGGCGGAATCGGGGGTCGACGAGGTGATTCTCGCCGTCAACCCCAACGTCGAGGGCGACACGACGGCATACTACATCTCCCAGCTTCTTGAGCCGTTCGACGTTCGCGTCACGCGCATCGCGCGGGGACTGCCCATCGGCGGGGATCTGGAGTACGCCGACGAGGCGACCCTCTCGCGGGCGCTGGAGGGGCGCGGGCACGTCGACTAG
- a CDS encoding YbaB/EbfC family nucleoid-associated protein, giving the protein MANPGGMNMQDMFGKMMEMQEKMNAAQDELADKTVTAEAGGGMVKVTANGAQEITGIEIDPEAVDPDDLELLEDLVIAGVNKALEDASDMAQEEMKDSMGGMLPQGMDLSQLGL; this is encoded by the coding sequence ATGGCTAACCCAGGAGGAATGAACATGCAGGACATGTTCGGGAAAATGATGGAGATGCAGGAAAAGATGAACGCCGCGCAGGACGAGCTCGCGGACAAGACGGTGACCGCGGAGGCCGGCGGTGGCATGGTGAAGGTGACCGCCAATGGCGCGCAGGAAATTACGGGCATCGAAATTGACCCGGAGGCCGTCGACCCGGACGACCTGGAGTTGCTGGAGGACCTCGTCATCGCGGGCGTCAACAAGGCCCTTGAAGACGCGTCCGACATGGCACAGGAGGAGATGAAGGATTCCATGGGCGGCATGCTGCCACAGGGCATGGACCTCAGCCAGCTCGGCCTCTAG